From Sphaerochaeta sp., a single genomic window includes:
- a CDS encoding sugar ABC transporter ATP-binding protein, with the protein MEETIVEMQHISKAFPGVQALDDVSFSLRKGECMALLGENGAGKSTLVKILSGVYTRDSGTIRIFGKEVGEITPNIAKKLGVAIIHQELNMCQHLTVAENIFLGREICRKGGILDQAEMVRQSQKILDELSIDLDPNALVGELAVSKQQMVEIAKALSINAKILIMDEPTSSLTSKEITELFRIITKLKKEGHGIIYISHRLEELQHIVDRVTIMRDGKFITQGNFKDLSMDQIVAYMVGREIKEKFPRVEEPVGKTIFQVNHLNAGKMVHDVSFSVREGEILGIAGLMGAGRTETTRAIFGADPKESGEILLDGKPITITRPMDAIRQGVVLAPEDRKKDGLCVKLPVRENISLPNLDQLCHYGVVDRKAEKRMVDKAVEGLSIKLPSGEVSAASLSGGNQQKVVVAKWLSRNSRVVIFDEPTRGIDVAAKVEIYQLMNELKQKGIGVVFVSSEMPEILGMSDRIIVMCEGYVTGEMMRDEATQEKILTLATTFQKKVG; encoded by the coding sequence ATGGAAGAGACCATCGTGGAGATGCAGCACATCTCCAAGGCGTTCCCCGGCGTGCAAGCGCTGGATGATGTCAGTTTTTCCCTGCGCAAAGGGGAATGCATGGCGCTCCTCGGGGAAAACGGAGCCGGCAAGTCCACGTTGGTGAAGATCCTCTCCGGTGTCTATACCCGCGACAGCGGAACCATCAGGATTTTCGGGAAGGAAGTGGGGGAGATCACGCCGAACATCGCCAAGAAGCTTGGCGTGGCCATCATCCACCAGGAACTGAACATGTGCCAGCACCTGACGGTGGCGGAGAACATCTTCCTCGGTCGGGAGATCTGCAGAAAAGGCGGCATCCTGGACCAGGCGGAGATGGTCCGCCAGTCCCAGAAGATTCTGGACGAGCTTTCCATCGACCTGGATCCCAACGCCCTGGTGGGCGAACTTGCCGTATCCAAACAGCAGATGGTGGAGATCGCCAAGGCGCTGTCCATCAACGCGAAGATTCTGATCATGGACGAGCCAACCTCTTCACTGACCAGCAAGGAGATCACCGAGCTGTTTCGGATCATCACCAAGCTGAAGAAGGAAGGGCACGGCATCATCTACATCTCCCACCGTCTGGAGGAGTTGCAGCACATCGTCGACCGGGTGACCATCATGCGGGACGGCAAGTTCATCACGCAGGGGAACTTCAAGGATCTCTCCATGGACCAGATCGTCGCATACATGGTGGGGAGGGAGATCAAGGAGAAATTCCCACGGGTCGAGGAACCGGTAGGAAAAACAATCTTCCAGGTGAACCACCTGAATGCAGGAAAAATGGTCCATGATGTCTCCTTCTCCGTCCGGGAAGGGGAGATTCTGGGCATCGCCGGCCTGATGGGCGCCGGGCGCACCGAAACGACCCGCGCCATCTTCGGCGCCGATCCCAAAGAATCCGGAGAGATTCTGTTGGACGGAAAGCCGATCACCATCACCCGCCCGATGGACGCCATCCGCCAAGGGGTGGTGCTGGCTCCGGAAGACCGGAAGAAGGATGGCCTCTGCGTCAAGCTTCCCGTCCGGGAGAACATCTCCCTTCCCAACCTGGACCAGCTCTGCCACTACGGAGTGGTGGATCGGAAGGCGGAGAAACGGATGGTGGACAAGGCGGTGGAAGGACTGAGCATCAAGCTTCCCAGCGGGGAAGTGTCCGCAGCCTCGCTTTCTGGGGGAAACCAGCAGAAGGTGGTGGTGGCCAAGTGGCTGTCCCGCAACAGCCGCGTGGTGATCTTCGACGAGCCGACACGGGGCATTGATGTCGCAGCCAAGGTGGAGATCTACCAGTTGATGAACGAACTGAAACAGAAAGGCATCGGTGTGGTGTTCGTCTCCTCGGAGATGCCGGAAATCCTGGGGATGTCGGACCGCATCATCGTCATGTGCGAGGGATATGTGACCGGCGAGATGATGCGGGACGAGGCGACGCAGGAGAAAATCCTGACGCTGGCGACCACATTTCAGAAAAAGGTAGGCTGA